The Brachyhypopomus gauderio isolate BG-103 chromosome 2, BGAUD_0.2, whole genome shotgun sequence genome contains a region encoding:
- the LOC143508679 gene encoding extracellular calcium-sensing receptor-like — MPMWCLSTNNDECIYRGEEGTQSFYQHGDVILGGLFPLHTSPDGAVRSFQSKPSGTEYNDFSSRALRWMRTMTFAVAEINQRKDLLPKLSLGYHIRDSCDDIPVSLKSTLLLVNGQPEKERGATCADVRRQPSPVIVGDASSGVSIAVLRTLGSFKIPLVSYFASCLCLSNKKEFPSFMRTMPSDEFQIKALAKLVHYFQWSWVGLIGVDLDYAHFAIQLFVKESVRYNVCPAYVHFYPVILFKEALQELINIIRDSTATVILNFSRESTLQFILQECKRQNITHLQWIASEAWATSNALWGDFSDLLQGTLGFAIRKGEIPNLDGYLRLLNTSSFQNSHFLSEFWEDTFNCRVNRSLNTHIHRQEALNRVPCSGNESLDNVYSLYSDVSQLRVSYNVYKAVYLVAHSLHEMTTCVPGQGPFHNGTCGNLKPLLPWQLLSYMKRANFTTLGEDVSFDENGDPIASYDLMNWQMASDGSLKLVKVGFYDASLRDERNLVINDSVIIWHSENKAPVSVCSQSCLPGFRKARRKGEPICCFDCIPCAEGEISNETDSNDCLRCSREMWPNQARYQCVPKVLEYLSFHEPLGIVLWVVLTIGVCLTVAVLCVFVTYRHTPVVRGNNMELSFLVLLFLCVCFLIGLTFIGKPTDWLCQIRYTAFGISFALCIACILAKTIVVLMAFRATLPGSDVMKWFGPVKQRCSVILCSCVQCLVCIIWLMTKPPIATNSTRFLSATIIVECDVGSEIGFWCVLGYIGFLACMCFLTAFLARKLPDNFNEAKCITFSMVIFFAVWITFIPVYVSTRGKYMAAVHVFAILASAFGLLLCIFAPKCYVVLLRPEKNIRKNMMKK, encoded by the exons ATGCCTATGTGGTGTCTGTCCACAAACAACGATGAGTGCATCTATCGGGGAGAAGAAGGCACTCAAAGTTTCTACCAGCATGGAGATGTTATTCTAGGAGGTCTGTTTCCTCTGCACACCAGCCCTGATGGAGCAGTGAGATCTTTCCAAAGCAAACCTTCAGGAACTGAGTACAACGA CTTTAGTTCTCGAGCCCTGAGGTGGATGAGAACTATGACCTTTGCAGTGGCAGAGATTAACCAGAGAAAGGACCTGTTACCTAAACTGTCTCTGGGCTATCACATTCGGGACAGCTGTGATGACATACCTGTGTCACTGAAGAGCACTCTGCTCTTGGTCAACGGGCagccagagaaagagagaggagctaCCTGTGCAGATGTCCGCAGGCAGCCATCTCCTGTCATAGTGGGAGATGCTTCTTCGGGGGTTTCCATTGCTGTGTTGAGAACTCTGGGCTCATTCAAGATACCTTTG GTAAGCTACTTTGCATCTTGCTTATGTCTGAGTAACAAGAAAGAGTTCCCCTCTTTTATGCGGACAATGCCAAGTGATGAATTTCAGATCAAAGCTTTAGCAAAGTTAGTCCACTATTTCCAGTGGAGCTGGGTGGGACTTATAGGTGTGGACTTGGACTATGCTCACTTTGCCATTCAGTTGTTTGTGAAGGAGTCAGTCAGGTACAATGTGTGTCCTGCGTATGTGCACTTCTACCCTGTCATTCTCTTCAAAGAAGCACTGCAGGAGTTAATTAACATTATTCGGGACTCCACAGCTACAGTAATACTCAACTTTTCTAGAGAGTCAACACTGCAGTTCATCCTGCAAGAGTGCAAGCGACaaaacatcacacatctccagtGGATTGCCAGTGAAGCCTGGGCCACATCAAATGCTTTGTGGGGTGACTTTAGTGATCTATTACAGGGGACACTGGGGTTTGCCATAAGGAAGGGGGAAATTCCAAACCTAGATGGATACCTCAGATTGTTGAACACCTCCAGTTTTCAAAACTCCCATTTTTTATCTGAGTTTTGGGAGGACACTTTCAACTGCCGGGTCAACAGAtccttaaacacacatatacacagacagGAAGCCCTGAACAGAGTTCCTTGCAGTGGGAATGAGAGTCTGGACAATGTGTACAGCCTCTACTCAGATGTGTCACAGCTTAGAGTGTCCTACAATGTATACAAGGCTGTGTACCTTGTAGCACACTCTTTGCATGAAATGACCACCTGTGTTCCAGGGCAGGGCCCCTTTCATAATGGGACATGTGGGAATCTAAAGCCCCTTCTGCCATGgcag CTACTGAGCTACATGAAACGAGCAAACTTTACAACTCTTGGTGAGGATGTGAGCTTTGATGAAAATGGGGATCCCATTGCATCTTATGACCTGATGAACTGGCAGATGGCGAGTGATGGCTCTCTTAAGCTAGTGAAGGTGGGCTTCTACGATGCCTCACTGAGGGATGAGAGGAATCTGGTCATAAATGATTCAGTGATTATATGGCATAGCGAGAACAAG GCACCGGTATCAGTGTGCAGCCAAAGTTGCTTGCCAGGCTTCAGGAAGGCAAGGCGAAAGGGTGAACCCATATGCTGCTTTGACTGCATACCATGTGCCGAGGGAGAAATTAGCAACGAAACAG ACTCAAACGATTGTTTGAGATGCTCAAGGGAGATGTGGCCAAACCAAGCCCGATATCAATGCGTTCCTAAGGTCTTGGAATACCTGTCCTTTCATGAACCGCTGGGAATAGTGCTCTGGGTGGTTTTGACCATTGGAGTCTGCTTGACTGTGGCAgtgctttgtgtgtttgtaacatATAGGCATACCCCTGTCGTTCGAGGCAACAACATGGAGCTCAGCTTCCTGGTCCTCTTATTCCTTTGTGTATGCTTTCTGATAGGTCTGACATTCATTGGCAAGCCGACTGATTGGCTCTGTCAGATCAGATACACAGCCTTTGGAATCAGCTTTGCACTCTGCATTGCTTGTATCTTGGCTAAGACTATTGTGGTTCTAATGGCTTTCAGGGCAACTCTACCTGGCAGTGATGTCATGAAATGGTTTGGTCCAGTTAAGCAGAGATGCAGTGTCATATTGTGCTCTTGTGTTCAATGTCTTGTTTGCATCATATGGCTAATGACAAAGCCTCCCATTGCAACTAACAGCACTCGGTTTCTAAGTGCTACTATAATTGTAGAGTGTGATGTGGGATCTGAGATAGGATTCTGGTGTGTACTGGGATACATTGGCTTCCTGGCTTGCATGTGCTTTTTAACAGCTTTTTTGGCCAGGAAACTTCCAGATAATTTCAATGAGGCCAAATGTATTACTTTCAGCATGGTTATCTTTTTTGCTGTGTGGATAACCTTCATTCCTGTTTATGTAAGCACTCGTGGAAAGTACATGGCTGCTGTGCATGTCTTTGCCATCTTAGCTTCTGCTTTTGGTCTCCTTTTGTGTATATTTGCTCCAAAATGTTATGTTGTGTTGCTGAGACCTGAAAAAAACATCAGAAAAAATATGATGAAAAAATAG